The Candidatus Taylorbacteria bacterium genome has a window encoding:
- a CDS encoding phosphotransferase has protein sequence MKKLDPKNQISVTKDTISQILKSFAIFDYTFKTVSEGISNTSLIIETQDTKYVLRIYAVDRKDDSDIIFEIQFQDYLRAQGIPIPLIYPNNLGDELTITEIEGKRWQSILSEFIEGESITPHPSLELMSELATLQAKMHLLGINYAQTKKQPKKLWEDLHDELAGKIHNHPISKDKKIVDFIERVKSYRYLLSPKLPHGYNHLDIDFDGNVITKDNKINGIVDFEDVQYSPVIVCLGFTLWNILNDQGLEAMRYYLKEYEKLRPLNKEEYEVLPHAIFFRNYAIGMIRLLLWEDTTAMSDFEDILRLEKEIHKIEIAGLQQV, from the coding sequence GTGAAAAAACTAGACCCCAAAAATCAAATTTCAGTTACTAAAGATACTATTTCGCAAATTCTGAAATCATTTGCTATTTTCGATTATACTTTTAAAACTGTGAGCGAAGGAATATCGAACACTTCTTTGATTATAGAAACACAAGATACGAAATACGTTTTGAGAATTTATGCAGTTGATAGAAAAGATGATAGCGATATTATCTTTGAAATACAGTTTCAAGATTACTTAAGAGCGCAAGGTATCCCAATTCCTTTGATTTATCCGAATAATTTAGGCGACGAGCTTACCATTACGGAGATAGAGGGAAAACGATGGCAGAGTATTCTTTCGGAATTTATAGAAGGGGAAAGCATCACTCCACATCCTTCTCTTGAACTGATGTCGGAACTGGCTACTCTTCAAGCTAAAATGCATCTGCTAGGAATAAATTATGCCCAAACAAAAAAACAGCCTAAGAAATTGTGGGAAGATTTACACGATGAACTAGCTGGAAAGATTCACAATCATCCTATTAGCAAGGACAAGAAAATAGTAGACTTTATCGAAAGGGTAAAATCGTATCGTTACCTACTTAGTCCTAAACTTCCGCACGGCTACAACCATTTAGATATAGATTTCGACGGAAATGTAATAACAAAAGACAATAAAATAAATGGGATTGTTGATTTTGAAGACGTTCAATATTCCCCAGTAATTGTCTGTCTAGGTTTTACCCTTTGGAATATTTTAAATGATCAAGGATTAGAAGCTATGAGATACTATTTAAAGGAATATGAGAAATTACGTCCTCTTAACAAAGAAGAATACGAGGTTCTTCCTCACGCCATTTTTTTTCGTAACTATGCAATAGGAATGATACGCTTGCTCTTATGGGAGGACACAACTGCAATGTCAGATTTCGAAGATATTCTTAGGTTGGAAAAGGAAATTCATAAGATTGAAATAGCAGGATTGCAACAAGTTTAA
- a CDS encoding L-threonylcarbamoyladenylate synthase has protein sequence MITSKEFDREIKKIIKKGGVGVIPTDTLYGLVGSALQEEAVERIYALKKRQSRKPLIVLISSATELKKFGISVDESTKKILRTVWPGPTSVILPVFGVKWRYLDRGEGSIAFRVPNIPALRKFLADVGPLVAPSANPEASEPARNISEAKKYFGDSVDFYFEGRKLFGKASSLISIKNGAIKVIRA, from the coding sequence ATGATTACTTCAAAAGAGTTTGACCGAGAAATAAAAAAAATTATTAAAAAAGGCGGGGTGGGAGTGATTCCTACCGACACTCTCTATGGTCTTGTGGGAAGCGCGCTTCAAGAGGAGGCGGTGGAGAGAATTTATGCTCTCAAAAAAAGACAGAGCCGGAAACCGCTTATTGTTTTGATTTCAAGCGCGACAGAACTGAAAAAATTTGGAATTAGTGTAGACGAGAGCACTAAAAAAATTTTAAGAACTGTTTGGCCGGGACCCACCAGTGTCATTCTTCCCGTTTTTGGAGTAAAATGGAGATACCTCGATAGGGGAGAAGGCTCGATTGCTTTCCGAGTGCCAAACATTCCCGCCCTAAGAAAATTCTTGGCCGATGTAGGGCCGTTGGTTGCTCCCTCCGCAAACCCGGAAGCTTCGGAGCCTGCCCGCAATATTTCAGAAGCGAAAAAATATTTTGGCGACAGCGTGGATTTCTATTTCGAAGGGCGGAAGCTTTTCGGCAAAGCATCGTCTTTGATTTCAATAAAAAACGGAGCTATAAAAGTAATCCGAGCCTGA
- a CDS encoding DUF192 domain-containing protein, which produces MKKFLFSILLIIVILWSASLILKESNIFSMDANGESLENQVKSFASKPFLLAKIGSTPIILQEAVTGYERTLGLSGRASLPKDQGLFFVFEHPDFNYIWMKDMKFSIDILWLDSNFKITDIVEDATPQSFPNSFAPKEKSYYVLEVNSGFVRRNGIKIGDALEI; this is translated from the coding sequence ATGAAAAAGTTTTTATTTTCAATACTACTCATCATTGTTATCCTCTGGAGCGCGTCTTTGATTTTGAAAGAGAGCAATATTTTTTCGATGGATGCGAATGGGGAATCTCTTGAAAATCAAGTGAAAAGCTTTGCGTCAAAGCCATTCCTATTGGCAAAAATTGGCTCGACGCCCATTATTCTTCAAGAAGCTGTCACAGGGTATGAAAGGACTCTCGGTCTTTCCGGAAGAGCATCGCTCCCCAAAGACCAGGGACTCTTTTTTGTTTTTGAACATCCGGATTTTAACTATATCTGGATGAAAGATATGAAATTTTCGATAGATATTCTTTGGCTCGATTCAAATTTCAAAATCACGGACATTGTGGAAGATGCCACACCCCAGTCTTTTCCAAACTCGTTCGCACCGAAAGAAAAATCTTACTACGTATTGGAAGTGAATTCCGGATTTGTAAGACGAAACGGAATTAAAATCGGCGACGCGCTTGAAATTTAG
- a CDS encoding ribonucleoside-diphosphate reductase subunit alpha, translating into MSISITKRDGTRVSFNADKINRSIERACAGLSNPVGMVTQIATETRLTLYDGISTDEMDQATINAAVQNIKEDIEYDRVATRLLLKTVYRKVVGDYDKDDSLDLEKKHRESFIEYVKNGVKENRLHPDMVAKYNLEELARALELERDELFTYAGLDGLLNRYSIKDVKQNTIEAPQYLFMRIAMGLSYNEKNPTEWAKRFYNKMSKLEYIAGGSTNVCAGTIRSALSNCFLLEIHDNMEHIAKSVSDVMLLSKGSGGIGASLTKLRATGSPLKSNFGGVSTGPTPFAKVIDTAIRAIQRGGKKKGALCFYMENWHFDFPEFIDWKHNAGDDYMRMRTANTAVFLSDEFMKRVRDGHEWYMFDPAETADLNELYGKAFSLRYQEYCEMADAGMLRTYKKVPAAEQFRQILVALQSTSHPWLTWKDPINVRALNNNTGTIHMSNLCTEICLPQDKDNVAVCNLASLNLSAHVNNKEVNWGKLEESVRLAVRQLDNLIDINKLPIPEAEKSDKENRAIGLGVMGFSDAIEKLGLSYDSEYAWDFADRIFEFISYMAIDESASLAKERGSYKHFAGSGWSQGLVPIDTLSRLEADRGITLSISKGSKHKGLNWDILRGKVLQGMRNATLMAVAPNANIGLVAGTTPGIDPRFAQVFSRNKISGKYMDINHNLVKDLKNMGIWEKVKDTIIENQGDISEIDEIPEHIKNIYKTSFTTSPHSFIEVASRAQKWVDQALSRNMYLATRDIEETMKIYTAAWEKGLKTTYYLHMKPRHTAEQSTIKVNKTEKLGKKGFAAVRSLISISTKPEIAPFAQPLQKSLPVDLPSPVVQSSETKAESKKDSVSNPPPASAPIKSFEIKATSKGFASLSSLVVETVSRERSAGDENEESVGSSPGQHSNASTPAVSNLPAENSSQNSGEMPKVCPVDPSELAQCEGCQ; encoded by the coding sequence ATGAGCATATCAATCACAAAGCGGGACGGAACTCGCGTGTCTTTCAACGCCGACAAGATTAACCGATCTATCGAAAGGGCCTGTGCGGGGCTCTCGAATCCTGTCGGGATGGTAACCCAAATCGCCACAGAAACCCGTCTTACGCTCTATGATGGCATCAGCACCGACGAGATGGACCAGGCCACTATCAATGCCGCAGTCCAGAACATCAAAGAAGATATTGAATACGACCGCGTGGCAACCCGCCTCCTTTTAAAAACCGTGTACCGAAAAGTAGTCGGCGACTACGACAAAGACGATTCGCTCGATTTGGAGAAAAAGCACCGCGAAAGTTTTATCGAGTATGTAAAAAACGGAGTGAAGGAAAATCGCCTTCATCCCGATATGGTAGCAAAGTATAATTTGGAGGAACTTGCCCGAGCTCTCGAGCTTGAACGCGACGAACTTTTTACCTACGCAGGGCTCGATGGTCTTTTGAACCGCTACTCGATCAAAGATGTAAAACAAAATACCATCGAAGCTCCGCAGTACCTTTTTATGCGCATCGCAATGGGGCTTTCCTACAACGAAAAAAATCCCACCGAATGGGCGAAGCGATTCTATAATAAAATGTCGAAGCTCGAATATATCGCGGGCGGTTCGACCAACGTTTGCGCCGGCACTATCCGCTCCGCGCTCTCAAATTGTTTTCTTTTGGAAATTCACGACAACATGGAGCACATCGCCAAATCTGTCTCCGATGTCATGCTCCTTTCCAAAGGTTCCGGAGGCATCGGAGCGTCGCTCACCAAGCTTCGAGCGACCGGTTCGCCTTTGAAATCAAATTTTGGCGGAGTCTCGACGGGGCCAACCCCTTTTGCAAAGGTCATCGACACCGCCATTCGGGCAATCCAGCGTGGAGGCAAGAAAAAAGGCGCTCTTTGTTTCTATATGGAGAACTGGCACTTTGATTTCCCTGAATTTATCGATTGGAAGCACAACGCAGGTGACGATTACATGCGAATGAGGACTGCGAACACAGCAGTTTTTCTCTCCGACGAATTTATGAAGCGGGTGCGCGATGGGCACGAGTGGTACATGTTCGATCCGGCGGAGACTGCGGACCTAAACGAGCTTTACGGGAAAGCTTTCAGTCTTCGCTATCAAGAATATTGTGAAATGGCGGACGCGGGAATGCTTCGGACATATAAAAAAGTGCCAGCGGCAGAGCAATTTCGACAAATTCTAGTTGCCCTTCAGTCTACCTCTCATCCATGGCTCACCTGGAAAGACCCGATTAATGTGCGCGCTTTGAACAACAACACCGGTACTATCCACATGTCGAATCTCTGCACTGAAATCTGTTTGCCTCAAGACAAGGATAATGTGGCCGTCTGCAACCTCGCATCTTTGAACCTCTCCGCGCACGTGAATAACAAGGAAGTCAACTGGGGCAAACTTGAAGAATCAGTCCGGCTCGCGGTGCGCCAGCTCGATAACCTAATTGACATCAACAAGCTCCCGATTCCCGAGGCGGAAAAGTCGGACAAAGAAAATAGGGCAATTGGTCTCGGAGTCATGGGATTTTCGGACGCCATCGAAAAGCTCGGCCTCTCGTACGATTCGGAGTATGCGTGGGATTTTGCAGACAGGATTTTTGAATTTATAAGCTACATGGCGATTGATGAAAGCGCGAGCTTGGCAAAAGAGCGGGGGAGCTATAAACATTTTGCGGGCTCTGGCTGGTCGCAAGGCTTAGTTCCGATTGACACGCTTTCACGACTTGAAGCGGATCGGGGAATAACTCTCTCTATTTCGAAAGGGAGCAAGCACAAAGGATTGAACTGGGATATTCTCCGTGGAAAAGTATTGCAGGGAATGCGGAACGCGACTTTAATGGCTGTTGCTCCGAACGCGAACATCGGACTCGTGGCGGGCACTACTCCGGGCATTGACCCTCGTTTCGCGCAGGTGTTCTCGCGCAATAAAATTTCGGGAAAATACATGGACATCAATCACAACCTAGTGAAGGACCTCAAAAACATGGGTATCTGGGAGAAGGTCAAAGACACCATCATCGAGAACCAGGGGGACATTTCAGAAATTGACGAAATTCCGGAGCATATCAAAAATATTTACAAAACTTCATTTACCACTTCGCCTCATTCTTTTATCGAAGTTGCTTCGCGAGCCCAGAAGTGGGTGGACCAGGCTTTGTCTCGGAATATGTATCTTGCCACAAGGGATATTGAGGAAACAATGAAAATATACACGGCGGCCTGGGAGAAGGGGCTCAAGACCACCTACTACCTCCACATGAAGCCTCGCCACACTGCCGAGCAGTCGACAATCAAAGTCAATAAGACCGAAAAATTGGGCAAGAAGGGCTTTGCCGCAGTGAGGTCTCTTATTTCCATTTCTACAAAACCGGAAATCGCCCCTTTCGCGCAGCCGCTTCAGAAATCTCTACCGGTGGATTTGCCTTCTCCCGTAGTGCAATCTTCGGAGACGAAAGCGGAGTCAAAAAAAGATTCCGTTTCTAACCCTCCTCCCGCAAGCGCTCCAATCAAATCTTTTGAAATAAAGGCCACGTCCAAGGGTTTCGCGTCGCTTTCTTCTCTCGTGGTAGAGACTGTCTCGAGAGAAAGAAGTGCGGGTGACGAAAATGAGGAAAGTGTCGGGTCTTCCCCGGGGCAACATTCAAACGCATCTACTCCTGCAGTTTCGAATCTTCCAGCTGAAAATTCTTCTCAAAATTCGGGAGAGATGCCAAAAGTTTGCCCAGTCGACCCGTCTGAACTTGCGCAATGTGAGGGATGTCAGTAG
- a CDS encoding ribonucleotide-diphosphate reductase subunit beta, giving the protein MPLIGKASPEDTNLHPLKYKWAYDLYNQAVRNTWFPHEIALKEDLEDWEKMTEDERHAVKFLMAFFNPTELIVNRSLALGVYQYLKSPECHLYLAKQMWEEANHCVAFEYVIETFPFDREKVFGIHLNVPSMRAKEDFVNKYLKRMTEDTLDIETVEGKKDFIRNLVATNIVMEGTWFYSGFMVALSFRQRNQLRNFGSMITWVLRDESLHLQFGINLVHAVLEENSELLTEDFANEIRKIVIEGVNLEVAYNKDLFPNGILGLNADYVNQYVQYVADRRLEELGLEKAYNVTNPAKWMSTATDVFELVNFFESQNTSYEVDSHAHTTTPKKDGDAGAEQGTLIK; this is encoded by the coding sequence GTGCCCTTAATCGGAAAAGCATCGCCAGAAGATACAAACCTGCATCCCTTGAAATACAAGTGGGCTTATGACCTGTATAATCAGGCTGTCCGAAACACATGGTTTCCGCACGAAATCGCTCTCAAGGAGGATTTGGAAGATTGGGAAAAGATGACTGAGGACGAGAGGCATGCGGTGAAATTCCTGATGGCGTTCTTCAACCCCACCGAGCTCATCGTCAATCGCTCGCTCGCTTTGGGCGTTTACCAGTATTTGAAATCTCCGGAGTGTCATCTTTATCTTGCCAAGCAAATGTGGGAAGAGGCGAACCACTGCGTCGCGTTTGAGTATGTGATTGAAACATTTCCATTTGACAGGGAAAAAGTGTTCGGTATTCACCTAAACGTTCCATCAATGCGGGCAAAGGAGGATTTCGTAAATAAATATTTGAAGCGCATGACCGAGGACACTCTCGATATTGAAACGGTGGAGGGCAAGAAAGATTTTATTCGAAACTTGGTCGCGACAAACATTGTTATGGAAGGCACGTGGTTTTATTCGGGTTTTATGGTCGCGCTTTCATTTCGACAGCGCAACCAGCTTCGCAATTTCGGTTCGATGATTACCTGGGTGCTTCGGGATGAGAGTCTGCATTTGCAATTCGGAATCAACTTGGTACACGCGGTCCTGGAAGAAAACTCCGAGCTTCTGACCGAAGATTTTGCGAACGAAATCAGAAAAATCGTGATAGAAGGGGTGAATCTCGAAGTTGCGTACAACAAAGACCTCTTTCCGAACGGAATTTTGGGATTAAACGCCGACTATGTGAACCAGTATGTTCAGTATGTTGCCGACCGTAGGCTCGAAGAGCTCGGACTCGAGAAGGCTTACAACGTCACGAATCCCGCCAAGTGGATGTCCACGGCCACCGACGTTTTTGAACTCGTCAACTTTTTTGAATCTCAAAACACGAGCTACGAGGTGGACTCCCACGCGCATACCACAACTCCAAAAAAGGACGGAGATGCGGGAGCGGAACAGGGGACACTCATTAAGTAG
- a CDS encoding non-canonical purine NTP pyrophosphatase, with protein sequence MKKVFLATNNEGKIQRFRRLLKSPGFQVELFTPKDVGLSEIKVEEKGKTLEENAELKVRAYFGKVDMSILANDTGFYVEGKGFIDAPKRHALKGKEENKMSKEEISKEMLEFWKGIVTKYGGKVDAAWVEAFVVIHPNGKVKKATSRREIILTDQEFGKPHIQMPLRALYISKTTGKPAIQHSPEEELIEMQPVIDALTKVLS encoded by the coding sequence ATGAAAAAAGTATTTCTCGCGACTAACAACGAAGGTAAAATTCAACGATTCAGAAGGCTTTTGAAAAGTCCGGGCTTTCAAGTTGAGTTGTTTACACCAAAAGATGTTGGTCTCTCGGAGATTAAAGTCGAGGAAAAGGGAAAAACGCTAGAAGAAAACGCCGAGCTTAAAGTTCGCGCGTATTTTGGCAAAGTAGATATGTCGATTCTTGCAAATGACACAGGTTTTTATGTGGAAGGGAAGGGTTTTATTGACGCTCCAAAAAGACACGCACTGAAAGGAAAAGAAGAAAACAAAATGTCAAAAGAGGAGATTTCAAAGGAAATGTTAGAATTTTGGAAGGGTATAGTGACAAAGTATGGGGGCAAAGTTGATGCAGCATGGGTAGAAGCATTTGTTGTCATCCACCCAAATGGAAAAGTAAAGAAAGCTACCTCACGAAGAGAAATAATCTTGACCGACCAGGAATTCGGGAAGCCTCATATTCAAATGCCTTTACGCGCGCTTTATATCTCAAAGACGACGGGGAAGCCAGCTATTCAGCATTCTCCCGAAGAAGAGCTTATAGAAATGCAGCCAGTTATCGATGCTCTCACGAAGGTTTTGTCGTAA
- a CDS encoding IMP cyclohydrolase translates to MNDILTSLTLRAERNLNSLRANSYPGRGLIIGPDDTGNYLEEIYWMSGRSEESRNRIFCADGERGHLFTAPADLKKMAGKDTTNIIYSAMRDDGVNFVVSNGHQTDAVMNGINCENPLSKILRNWQYEADPPNDTPRITGVCSLKMNPRFELSILRKSIADSSCERFFFEYDNIPDGFGYCITTYAGDGNPLPAFEGEPILMSLSGNQGTILDRFWGALNEDNRVAIAVKQIEIATGKARFHIRNKYPKLG, encoded by the coding sequence ATGAACGACATACTGACATCGTTGACATTGCGGGCAGAGCGAAACCTGAATTCGTTGAGAGCAAATAGCTATCCCGGCCGGGGACTCATAATCGGCCCTGACGACACTGGGAACTATCTGGAAGAGATATACTGGATGTCGGGACGAAGTGAGGAAAGCAGAAATCGCATTTTTTGCGCCGATGGAGAACGAGGTCACCTGTTTACAGCCCCCGCGGACCTTAAAAAGATGGCGGGCAAGGACACTACGAACATCATCTACAGCGCTATGCGTGATGACGGCGTGAACTTCGTCGTGAGCAATGGACATCAGACTGACGCGGTGATGAATGGGATTAATTGCGAAAATCCATTATCGAAAATTCTGCGAAACTGGCAATACGAAGCGGATCCGCCAAATGACACACCGCGCATCACGGGAGTTTGCTCACTCAAAATGAATCCGCGATTCGAGTTGTCGATTTTAAGAAAATCCATAGCGGACAGCTCTTGTGAACGTTTTTTCTTCGAGTACGACAATATTCCTGACGGCTTTGGCTACTGCATCACCACCTACGCGGGAGACGGAAATCCTCTCCCCGCATTCGAAGGCGAGCCTATTTTGATGTCGCTTTCAGGCAATCAGGGAACGATTCTCGATCGATTCTGGGGGGCGTTGAACGAGGATAACAGGGTGGCAATCGCGGTGAAGCAAATCGAGATTGCCACCGGCAAGGCAAGATTTCACATCAGGAACAAATACCCCAAGCTCGGGTAA
- a CDS encoding NYN domain-containing protein → MKKIDVFVDLEGVGRIEGYRDFPSKIKFIANGLTDALCDCGFTISSTQFFACYKRPREVIPPGFQTKVCEVAAAFRCSMHWSNCIADTALIARIEYLLVSNALSEAVMIIASDHDFIAIIDKLRANGRYVLVSGTNMNKRLQNHAHKVVPLNELLDVTKNGETGKYDAHFSSPLWNPIPLP, encoded by the coding sequence ATGAAAAAAATAGACGTGTTCGTTGACTTGGAAGGCGTGGGGAGGATCGAAGGCTATAGAGACTTTCCTTCAAAGATCAAATTCATTGCGAATGGGCTTACTGATGCGTTGTGCGACTGTGGGTTTACCATTTCATCAACGCAATTCTTTGCCTGTTACAAAAGGCCACGTGAGGTAATTCCCCCTGGATTCCAGACTAAAGTATGCGAAGTGGCCGCTGCCTTTAGATGTAGCATGCATTGGAGCAATTGTATTGCAGACACGGCGCTTATTGCGCGCATCGAGTACTTACTCGTGAGCAATGCTTTGTCAGAGGCAGTCATGATTATCGCCAGTGACCATGATTTCATCGCTATCATAGACAAGCTGAGGGCAAACGGCCGATACGTTTTGGTCTCCGGGACCAATATGAATAAGAGACTTCAAAATCATGCTCACAAAGTTGTGCCGTTGAATGAGCTGTTGGATGTTACGAAGAATGGTGAAACCGGCAAATATGACGCCCATTTTTCGAGTCCTTTGTGGAATCCGATACCGCTACCTTAG